One segment of Micromonospora parathelypteridis DNA contains the following:
- a CDS encoding radical SAM protein, producing MASRTDLIEELMGRFPEVPREAVIKEDLLRGGLAFDDAALTDNENGNVKPKSYFIFSFDHRTLPELGTAALRRPPEEIVLTGGPYDLRRTVVSVRTNPSSPYRVGSDGDGRLRLFLDGRPIADVGLPPMPAYYRHTLANGKSVMEVAPTIQWGYLIYLTAFRVCQYFGAKEECQYCDINHNWRQHKQAGRPYTGVKPVDEVLEALEIIDRHDTERASQAYTLTGGSITSQVNGLAEADFYGRYAQAIEERFPGRWIGKVVAQALPRADVQRFHDYGIRIYHPNYEVWDKRLFELYCPGKERYVGREEWHRRILDSAEVFGPRNVIPNFVAGIEMASPDGFTSVGAAIDSTAEGLEYFMSRGIMPRFTTWCPEPTTPLGRANPEGAPLEYHVRLLEVYRATMEAHGLSSPPGYGPAGAGRAVFSVSSFMDTLPAAHS from the coding sequence ATGGCGTCGCGTACCGACCTCATCGAAGAGTTGATGGGCCGCTTCCCTGAGGTGCCGCGAGAGGCGGTCATCAAGGAGGATCTGCTGCGCGGCGGACTCGCCTTCGACGACGCGGCCCTGACCGACAACGAGAACGGAAACGTCAAGCCGAAGTCGTACTTCATCTTCTCCTTCGATCACCGGACGCTGCCGGAGCTGGGGACGGCCGCGCTGCGGCGGCCACCGGAGGAGATCGTGCTCACCGGCGGGCCGTACGACCTGCGTCGTACCGTGGTCTCGGTCCGCACCAACCCCAGCTCGCCGTACCGCGTCGGATCCGACGGCGACGGTCGGCTGCGCCTGTTCCTGGACGGACGGCCGATCGCCGACGTCGGACTACCTCCCATGCCGGCCTACTACCGGCACACGCTCGCCAACGGCAAGTCGGTGATGGAGGTCGCTCCGACGATCCAGTGGGGCTACCTCATCTATCTCACGGCGTTCCGCGTCTGCCAGTACTTCGGCGCGAAGGAGGAGTGCCAGTACTGCGACATCAACCACAACTGGCGGCAGCACAAGCAGGCTGGCCGCCCCTACACCGGGGTCAAGCCCGTCGACGAGGTGCTGGAAGCGCTGGAGATCATCGACCGGCACGACACCGAGCGTGCCTCGCAGGCATACACGCTGACCGGTGGCAGCATCACCTCGCAGGTCAACGGGTTGGCCGAGGCGGATTTCTACGGTCGGTACGCTCAGGCCATCGAGGAGCGGTTTCCCGGGCGGTGGATCGGCAAGGTCGTCGCCCAGGCGCTGCCCCGAGCCGACGTGCAACGATTCCACGACTACGGGATCCGCATCTACCACCCCAACTACGAGGTGTGGGACAAGCGGCTGTTCGAGTTGTACTGCCCCGGCAAGGAACGGTACGTGGGCCGGGAGGAATGGCACCGCCGCATCCTCGATTCCGCCGAGGTGTTCGGCCCACGCAACGTGATCCCGAACTTCGTGGCGGGCATCGAGATGGCGTCCCCGGATGGCTTCACGAGCGTGGGTGCGGCGATCGACTCCACCGCCGAGGGGCTCGAGTACTTCATGTCGCGAGGGATCATGCCGCGATTCACCACCTGGTGCCCGGAGCCCACCACGCCGCTCGGCCGGGCCAACCCGGAAGGAGCACCGCTCGAATACCACGTCCGTCTGCTCGAGGTCTATCGCGCGACGATGGAGGCTCACGGCCTGTCCAGCCCACCCGGGTACGGCCCGGCCGGGGCCGGCCGAGCCGTGTTCTCGGTCAGCTCCTTCATGGACACCCTGCCCGCCGCGCATTCGTGA
- the sodN gene encoding superoxide dismutase, Ni: MYLPRLLRPRVVVSAHCDLPCGVYDPAQARIEAESIKAISEKYQASDDPEFRTRSLIIKEQRAELVKHHLWVLWTDYFKAPHFEKYPHLHGLFNEATKLAGAGGAKGAADPAVAEQLLAKIEEISKIFWETKQS, translated from the coding sequence ATGTACCTGCCACGCCTACTCCGCCCGCGCGTCGTCGTGAGCGCGCACTGCGATCTTCCCTGCGGCGTGTACGACCCGGCGCAGGCCCGCATCGAGGCTGAGTCGATCAAGGCGATCTCCGAGAAGTACCAGGCCAGCGACGATCCGGAGTTCCGGACTCGATCGCTGATCATCAAGGAGCAGCGCGCCGAGCTGGTCAAGCACCACCTCTGGGTCCTGTGGACCGACTACTTCAAGGCACCGCACTTCGAGAAGTACCCCCACCTGCACGGCCTCTTCAACGAGGCCACCAAGCTCGCTGGAGCCGGCGGTGCGAAGGGCGCGGCGGACCCGGCGGTCGCGGAGCAACTCCTTGCGAAGATCGAGGAGATCTCGAAGATCTTCTGGGAGACCAAGCAGAGCTGA
- a CDS encoding HAD family hydrolase encodes MTTKALILDFDGLLMDTETTLLESWRWEWRRHGLRLDPKGFFADHGGDANAARYTALEAAVGSGYDRTSSHALRMAYRAELNAALKPAPGIVEWLDQAAELGLRLAVASSSPLAHVGALLDQAGLRARFDVLATGEEVHAHKPDPAVYLLALERLGLPADQAVAFEDTAHGVAAALAAGLRCVAVPNPHADHARFTAADLVLPSAADLSLGALLARLALRVSGPAVR; translated from the coding sequence GTGACGACGAAAGCCCTGATCCTCGACTTCGACGGTCTGCTGATGGACACGGAGACCACCCTGCTGGAGAGTTGGCGTTGGGAGTGGCGGCGGCATGGCCTGCGGCTCGACCCGAAGGGCTTCTTCGCCGACCATGGCGGGGACGCGAACGCGGCTCGGTACACGGCGCTCGAAGCGGCAGTCGGGTCGGGTTACGACCGCACGTCCAGCCACGCGCTGCGGATGGCGTACCGAGCAGAGCTGAATGCGGCGCTGAAGCCCGCGCCCGGCATCGTCGAATGGCTGGACCAGGCCGCAGAGCTGGGGCTGCGGCTCGCCGTGGCGAGCAGTTCCCCGCTCGCACACGTGGGTGCCCTGCTGGACCAGGCAGGGCTGCGGGCGCGGTTCGACGTGCTGGCGACCGGCGAGGAGGTGCACGCGCACAAGCCCGATCCGGCGGTCTACCTGCTGGCACTCGAACGGCTCGGGCTGCCTGCGGATCAGGCGGTCGCGTTCGAGGACACCGCGCATGGCGTGGCGGCGGCACTCGCCGCTGGGCTCCGCTGCGTTGCCGTGCCGAACCCACACGCGGACCACGCCCGCTTCACGGCTGCGGACCTGGTGTTGCCCAGCGCCGCAGACCTCTCCCTGGGCGCGCTCCTGGCCAGGCTGGCGCTGCGCGTGAGCGGTCCCGCGGTGAGGTGA
- a CDS encoding inositol monophosphatase family protein, protein MSITDHALAIEAAEAGATVVRSHYGSSLTRFMKTAGDFATTADVEAEKAILAVLRAERPHDVVLAEESGRTGTGGNGRTWLVDPLCGTLNYAVGNMLASVNVALRSGAGVTVAASADPFTDEVFWTDGIAAFVRRGGLDERLTPSAESSLVDVNLDPPFPNKHVFRAARMLADEGFIEQFRPRVVSTTLAVGWVAAGRRAAYVTDGHHLGDSVHFAAGIALCQAAGCVVTGIDGQPVHAGGNGLLVAADERTHAALLTLIQNQRPGRD, encoded by the coding sequence CGGAGCCACAGTCGTCCGTTCCCATTACGGATCGTCGCTGACACGCTTCATGAAGACCGCGGGCGACTTCGCCACCACCGCCGACGTCGAGGCGGAGAAGGCGATCCTCGCTGTCCTGCGCGCGGAGCGTCCGCACGACGTCGTGTTGGCGGAGGAGAGCGGACGCACCGGCACCGGCGGAAACGGACGTACGTGGTTAGTCGACCCGTTGTGCGGGACGTTGAACTATGCCGTGGGCAACATGCTGGCCTCGGTCAACGTCGCTCTGCGATCAGGGGCGGGAGTCACGGTGGCCGCCTCCGCTGACCCCTTCACCGACGAGGTGTTCTGGACCGACGGCATCGCCGCGTTCGTGCGCCGTGGTGGCCTCGACGAGCGGCTCACCCCGTCGGCCGAGTCGAGTCTGGTCGACGTCAATCTCGACCCGCCATTTCCCAACAAGCACGTCTTCCGGGCGGCCCGGATGCTCGCCGACGAAGGCTTCATCGAACAGTTCCGCCCGCGCGTCGTCTCCACCACCCTGGCCGTGGGTTGGGTCGCTGCCGGTCGCCGCGCCGCCTATGTCACGGACGGGCACCACCTGGGCGACAGCGTCCACTTCGCGGCCGGGATCGCCCTCTGTCAGGCGGCCGGTTGCGTGGTCACCGGGATCGACGGTCAGCCGGTTCACGCCGGCGGGAACGGTCTCCTCGTCGCCGCGGACGAGCGGACACATGCCGCCCTGTTGACTCTCATTCAGAATCAGCGCCCGGGGAGGGACTGA